From Acomys russatus chromosome 25, mAcoRus1.1, whole genome shotgun sequence, a single genomic window includes:
- the LOC127208044 gene encoding LOW QUALITY PROTEIN: NACHT, LRR and PYD domains-containing protein 1a-like (The sequence of the model RefSeq protein was modified relative to this genomic sequence to represent the inferred CDS: substituted 1 base at 1 genomic stop codon) gives MIPEMYQNEEKENIHPTSASKMEDLPQNFIQLLLLQKPCPRGSENLAKKSWYQYGSEERGHLIEIQDLLAPSLGTQEEPRLVVLQGAAGIGKSALARQVRRAWEEGQLYRDRFQHVFFFSCRELAQCERLSLAELIAQGQAVSTAPIRPILSHPEKLLFILDGIDEPAWVLEDQNPELCLHWSQPRPVHTLLGSLLGKSILPGASFLLTARTSALHSFIPSLGQPRWVEVLGFSESGRKEYFYKYFAKETDAFAAFRLVVSKPVLFTLCEVPWVSWLVCTCLSQQMEKWEVLSLTSQTTTALCLKYLSQKIPSQLWGTQLRALCSLAAEGICRRRSLFGESDLHKQGLPDDVIATLLKIGILQRQPRSLSYSFAHLCLQEFLAAMFCILGNNEENRGDIENYRIVETLIEVYGQQGLFEAPIMHFIFGLLSEEGLREMKTIFNRQFPLHTPWQLLEKARSLPQPQHLYSLGLFHCLYEIQNEEFLTQVMHNLQRKRVRDQTDMMHTVVQRNVRHLVVQTDVELMLVTFCIKFCHHVKRLQLNGEGQKETMLVAPRTVLSRWTPITNASWNILFSTLNYSKSLEELDLSGNPLSYSAVQSLCCTLKHPGCHLKTLWLVNCGLTCSHCLHLASMLSARSSLAELDLRLNDLGNYGVRLLCKGLRKPACNLSILRLDQAHLNDQVIAELRALEAEKPQLLISSTWKPHVMDPTKNTDGEGLGDGQISFKRQRLQSGMXKVETLGMDDDFWGPTGPVATEVVDRKRSLYRVKFPGAGSYHSPNTGLHFVVTRAVTIEIGFCSWSQFLDRTPLPHSYMVAGPLFDIKAEQEAVAAVHLPHFVSLQERKVDISWFRMAHFQEHGMVLETPARVEQHYAVLENPSFSSMGVLLGPLPDISHSIPISSITLIYHHRNLEDVTFHLYLIPNDCTIRKAVDDEEMVFSFVRINKPPPVDSLYIGSRYIVSGSETLEIIPQELELCYRSPEQCQLFSEISVVHMDSRIKVQIRDKKDNNLIWETLLKPGDLRPSLPRIAPVLKDVPALLHFVDQHREQLVARVTSVDPVLDKLYGLMLSEEEYQAVRAEVTNPDKMRKLFSFSRSWRKDNKDQLYQALKETHPHLIMDLFEKSSGVSVGS, from the exons ATGATTCCAGAAATGTAtcagaatgaagaaaaagagaatattcATCCTACATCGGCCTCGAAAATGGAGGATTTGCCCCAAAATTTCATACAGCTACTACTCCTACAAAAACCTTGCCCCAGAGGCTCAGAGAATTTGGCCAAGAAAAGCTGGTATCAATATGGTTCAGAGGAGAGAGGACATCTGATTGAGATCCAAGACTTACTTGCTCCAAGCCTGGGTACCCAGGAAGAGCCTCGGTTAGTTGTACTACAGGGGGCTGCTGGGATTGGGAAGTCAGCACTGGCCAGGCAGGTGAGGAGAGCCTGGGAGGAAGGCCAGCTCTACAGGGATCGCTTCCAGCATGTCTTCTTCTTCAGCTGCAGAGAGCTGGCCCAGTGTGAGCGGCTAAGTCTGGCTGAGCTCATAGCACAAGGCCAGGCTGTGTCCACAGCTCCCATCAGGCCGATCCTGTCTCACCCTGAGAAGCTGCTCTTCATCCTGGATGGCATAGATGAGCCAGCATGGGTCTTGGAGGATCAGAATCCTGAGCTCTGTCTGCACTGGAGCCAGCCACGGCCTGTGCACACACTGCTGGGCAGTTTGCTGGGGAAATCCATCCTCCCGGGGGCTTCCTTCCTGCTCACAGCTCGGACCTCAGCTCTACATAGCTTCATTCCTTCACTGGGGCAGCCACGTTGGGTGGAAGTCCTGGGCTTCTCTGAGTCAGGACGGAAGGAATACTTCTACAAATATTTTGCAAAAGAAACTGATGCATTTGCAGCTTTTCGTTTAGTTGTCTcaaagccagtgctcttcaccctGTGTGAGGTTCCCTGGGTGTCCTGGCTGGTCTGCACTTGCCTGTCACAGCAGATGGAGAAGTGGGAAGTCCTCTCACTGACCTCACAGACCACCACAGCCCTCTGCCTGAAATACCTTTCCCAGAAAATCCCAAGTCAGCTCTGGGGGACTCAGCTTAGAGCTCTCTGCTCACTGGCTGCTGAGGGTATCTGCAGAAGAAGGAGCCTGTTTGGTGAAAGCGATCTCCATAAGCAAGGGTTGCCAGATGATGTCATTGCCACTCTCCTGAAGATTGGTATCCTTCAAAGGCAGCCCAGATCTCTGAGCTACAGCTTTGCCCATTTGTGTCTCCAGGAGTTCCTTGCAGCGATGTTCTGCATCTTGGGGAACAATGAGGAGAACCGTGGTGATATAGAGAACTACAGAATTGTGGAAACATTGATAGAAGTGTATGGGCAGCAAGGCCTGTTTGAGGCACCCATTATGCACTTTATATTTGGCCTTTTGAGTGAAGAGGGATTGAGAGAGATGAAGACCATCTTCAACCGCCAGTTTCCTCTGCATACACCATGGCAACTTCTGGAGAAAGCCAGGTCATTGCCCCAGCCTCAGCATCTGTATTCTCTGGGGTTGTTTCATTGCCTCTATGAGATTCAGAATGAGGAATTCCTGACACAGGTGATGCACAATCTTCAAAGAAAAAGGGTGCGTGATCAGACAGATATGATGCACACAGTGGTGCAAAGAAATGTGAGGCATCTGGTGGTCCAGACAGATGTGGAGCTCATGCTGGTTACTTTCTGCATTAAGTTCTGCCACCATGTGAAGAGGCTTCAGCTGAatggggaaggacagaaggaaacaaTGCTGGTGGCTCCAAGGACGGTCCT gTCCAGGTGGACTCCAATCACTAATGCCAGTTGGAATATTCTCTTCTCCACTCTTAACTACTCCAAAAGCCTGGAGGAGCTGGACCTGAGTGGAAATCCCCTGAGCTACTCTGCAGTGCAGAGTCTTTGTTGCACCCTGAAACACCCTGGCTGCCACCTAAAGACACTGTG GCTTGTCAACTGTGGCCTCACATGCAGCCACTGCCTGCACCTGGCCTCAATGCTCAGTGCCCGCTCCAGCCTAGCTGAGCTAGACCTGCGGCTGAATGACCTGGGCAACTATGGTGTGAGGCTGCTGTGTAAGGGACTCAGGAAACCTGCCTGCAACCTCAGCATCCTGCG GCTGGACCAGGCCCATCTCAATGACCAGGTGATTGCAGAGCTCagggctctggaggcagagaagcCTCAGCTGCTCATCTCCAGCACGTG GAAACCACATGTGATGGACCCTACTAAGAACACAGATGGAGAAGGACTGGGTGATGGCCAAATCTCATTCAAGCGACAGAGACTACAGTCAGGTATGTGAAAGG TGGAAACGCTGGGGATGGATGATGACTTCTGGGGCCCTACAGGACCTGTAGCTACTGAAGTGGTTGACAGAAAGAGGAGCTTGTACCG AGTTAAGTTCCCTGGTGCTGGTTCTTACCACAGTCCCAACACAGGACTCCACTTTGTGGTGACAAGGGCAGTGACAATCGAGATTGGATTCTGTTCCTGGAGCCAATTCCTGGACAGGACTCCCTTGCCACACAGTTACATGGTGGCTGGGCCTCTGTTTGACATCAAGGCTGAGCAGGAAGCTGTGGCTGCTGTGCACCTCCCTCATTTTGTGTCTCTCCAAG AGCGAAAAGTGGACATCTCCTGGTTCCGCATGGCCCACTTTCAAGAACATGGGATGGTCCTAGAAACTCCAGCCAGGGTGGAACAACACTATGCAGTCCTGGAAAACCCAAGCTTTTCCTCAATGGGAGTTTTGCTGGGACCATTGCCTGATATCAGCCACAGCATCCCCATCAGTTCCATCACATTGATCTACCATCACCGCAATCTCGAGGATGTCACCTTTCACCTCTACCTGATCCCCAATGACTGTACTATTCGGAAG GCAGTTGATGATGAAGAGATGGTGTTCAGTTTTGTGCGAATAAACAAGCCACCCCCAGTAGACTCTCTCTACATCGGCTCCCGCTACATTGTGTCTGGGTCTGAGACGCTCGAAATCATCCCTCAG gaaCTGGAGCTGTGCTACCGAAGCCCAGAACAATGCCAGCTCTTCTCCGAGATCTCTGTTGTCCACATGGATTCAAGGATTAAGGTGCAAATCAGAGACAAGAAGGATAATAATCTCATATGGGAGACCTTGCTGAAACCAG